One bacterium HR34 DNA segment encodes these proteins:
- a CDS encoding Protein archease, with protein sequence MEEKKYTILEHTADIKVVVYGKSLRELFENSVLALAEVLSPEIPFLSKVCPIYSKRGIKVSSYDIQTLLVDFLSEVNFLSEKNKEVYLKCRLLDFSEENKNLVSLVFGKKVKSFKLQVKGVTFYGLNIEKEDEFYKATVTFDI encoded by the coding sequence ATGGAAGAGAAAAAATATACTATTTTAGAGCATACGGCAGACATTAAGGTTGTTGTTTATGGGAAAAGTTTGAGGGAGCTTTTTGAAAATTCTGTTTTGGCTCTGGCAGAAGTTTTGTCACCTGAAATTCCATTTTTGAGTAAGGTTTGTCCTATTTATAGTAAAAGAGGGATTAAAGTTAGTTCTTATGATATTCAAACTTTACTTGTTGATTTTTTGTCAGAGGTTAATTTTTTGAGTGAAAAAAACAAGGAAGTTTATTTAAAATGTAGATTATTAGATTTTTCAGAGGAAAATAAAAACTTAGTGTCTTTGGTTTTTGGAAAAAAAGTGAAAAGTTTTAAGTTGCAGGTGAAAGGCGTAACTTTTTATGGCTTAAACATAGAAAAAGAAGACGAGTTTTACAAGGCAACAGTAACTTTTGATATTTAA
- the bglA gene encoding Beta-glucosidase A gives MDKKFIQFPKDFLWGASISAWQAEGNNYNSDFEKYFKAGKAANHYEMYEQDFDILQKLNLNAFRTSIEWSRIEPEEGKFNEKEIEHYRKYFSSLKKRGIKIFATLWHFSNPLWIEKIGGWENSKTIFYFKRFAEKMCFEFSNFVDFWITLNEPVVYVSKGDVFGEWPPFKKNFLLGISVISRMLYTHKIIYNHLKKCNYKVPIGISENLAYIKPKNKYNILDWFAFYFADYFYNKYFFSKIGVRMDFLGVNYYFSADISFPNKYEQIGEKESDLGWKIHPKGLYYVLKYVKKFNLPVYITENGVADKEDKIREWYIKEHLFWAHRAMQEGVNLKGYIHWALIDNIEFKEGKNARFGLVEVDYENNFKRKIRDSAYFYSKIVKEGGFYYP, from the coding sequence ATGGATAAAAAATTTATACAATTTCCAAAAGATTTTTTGTGGGGCGCTAGCATATCTGCGTGGCAGGCAGAAGGGAATAATTATAATTCTGATTTTGAAAAGTATTTTAAGGCAGGGAAAGCGGCTAACCATTATGAAATGTATGAACAAGATTTTGACATACTTCAAAAACTTAATTTAAACGCTTTTAGAACATCTATTGAGTGGTCTAGAATAGAACCAGAAGAAGGGAAATTTAATGAAAAAGAAATAGAGCATTACAGAAAATATTTTTCGTCTTTAAAAAAAAGAGGTATAAAAATTTTTGCAACTTTATGGCATTTTTCTAATCCTTTATGGATAGAAAAAATAGGAGGATGGGAAAATTCAAAAACTATTTTTTATTTTAAGCGCTTTGCTGAAAAAATGTGTTTTGAGTTTTCTAATTTTGTTGATTTTTGGATAACTTTAAACGAACCCGTTGTTTATGTTTCGAAGGGGGATGTTTTTGGAGAGTGGCCCCCATTCAAGAAAAATTTTCTTTTGGGGATAAGTGTTATTTCAAGAATGCTTTATACTCATAAAATTATTTATAACCATCTAAAAAAGTGCAATTACAAAGTTCCAATAGGAATTTCAGAAAATTTGGCTTATATTAAACCTAAAAATAAATACAATATTTTAGACTGGTTCGCTTTTTACTTTGCCGACTATTTTTATAATAAATATTTTTTCTCAAAGATAGGAGTAAGAATGGATTTTTTAGGAGTAAATTATTATTTTTCGGCGGATATAAGTTTTCCTAATAAATATGAGCAAATAGGAGAGAAAGAATCTGACTTGGGTTGGAAAATACATCCAAAAGGTTTGTATTATGTTTTAAAATATGTGAAAAAGTTTAATTTGCCTGTTTATATAACTGAAAATGGTGTTGCTGATAAAGAAGATAAAATAAGAGAATGGTATATAAAAGAACATTTATTTTGGGCTCACAGGGCGATGCAAGAAGGAGTAAATTTAAAAGGTTATATACATTGGGCTTTGATAGATAATATCGAATTTAAAGAGGGCAAGAATGCAAGATTTGGATTGGTTGAGGTTGACTATGAAAATAATTTTAAAAGAAAAATAAGGGATTCTGCGTATTTTTATAGTAAAATAGTAAAAGAAGGAGGTTTTTATTATCCATAA